In Primulina eburnea isolate SZY01 chromosome 14, ASM2296580v1, whole genome shotgun sequence, the following proteins share a genomic window:
- the LOC140812628 gene encoding uncharacterized protein, translating to MDMDLAIRTEKPTTPMAISSSEERAIFGKWDRSNRMSLMIIKRAIPEVFRGAVSEDITNAKEYLAEIEKRFAKSDKAETSTILKSLISMKYKGKGNIREYIMEMSNLASKLKALKLDLHEDLLVHLIPISLLVQFNHFKVSFNCQKETWSLNELISHCVQEEERLNQEKTESAHLASTSKDKGKKRKNVNAVGPSEKKQHKVGDLCFFCNKPGHMKKECAKYRAWREKKGLPELPKAK from the exons ATGGACATGGACCTTGCGATTCGGACGGAGAAACCCACTACTCCTATGGCAATTAGCTCCTCTGAAGAGAGAGCTATATTTGGGAAGTGGGATCGCTCCAACCGCATGAGTCTGATGATCATCAAGCGTGCCATTCCGGAGGTGTTTAGGGGTGCAGTGTCTGAGGACATCaccaatgccaaggagtacctTGCAGAAATCGAGAAGCGCTTTGCCAAAAGCGATAAGGCTGAAACAAGCACTATTCTAAAGAGCTTGATTTCAATGAAGTATAAGGGCAAGGGAAACATAAGGGAGTATATCATGGAGATGTCTAATCTTGCTTCGAAATTGAAGGCACTAAAGTTGGATTTGCACGAGGATTTACTTGTGCATCTCATCCCGATTTCTcttctggttcagttcaaccaCTTTAAGGTCAGTTTTAACTGTCAGAAGGAAACATGGAGTTTGAATGAACTGATTTCTCACTGTGTCCAAGAGGAAGAGAGATTGAATCAAGAGAAGACAGAAAGTGCTCATTTGGCAAGCACCTCTAAGGACAAGGGCAAGAAAAGAAAGAATGTAAATGCTGTGGGTCCGAGTGAGAAGAAACAACATAAAGTTGGTGACCTTTGTTTCTTCTGCAATAAACCCGGACACATGAAGAAGGAGTGTGCCAAGTATCGCGCGTGGCGCGAGAAGAAag GGTTGCCTGAGCTACCGAAAGCCAAGTGA
- the LOC140811281 gene encoding uncharacterized protein has translation MPFISPTENEPATPTFVPETQLSDRESPTEVVNLENVSRSIHSAYRSGHSDEDILRFAYEKYREENNGIAFNLEYVWRIVKDRPMFTLQSFDHLVSTKKARTSESGASNTSSNQNASLHVDLIEEENRPMGQKAAKRKGKGKTRSDMECMTTNLDNMFAKFTEYTSMKKVEVEMKQKQLEVEEMKAKAAMAKVQLKEYAIISKDTSQMTYEQLIIHERLCQEIRGRWNI, from the exons ATGCCATTTATTTCTCCGACGGAAAATGAACCGGCCACTCCGACTTTCGTTCCAGAGACTCAATTGTCCGACCGTGAATCCCCAACTGAAGTCGTAAATTTGGAGAATGTGTCCCGCAG TATTCATAGTGCATATCGTAGCGGTCACAGTGATGAGGATATACTACGATTTGCGTATGAAAAATATCGTGAGGAAAATAACGGCATCGCATTTAATCTTGAGTATGTGTGGAGGATCGTAAAAGACCGTCCAATGTTTACTCTGCAATCCTTTGATCACCTTGTTAGCACGAAGAAGGCAAGGACCTCGGAGTCGGGAGCAAGCAACACCTCATCCAACCAAAATGCGAGTCTACATGTAGACCTAATCGAAGAAGAAAATCGTCCAATGGGTCAGAAGGCAGCAAAAAGAAAGGGAAAAGGTAAAACGAGATCGGACATGGAGTGTATGACAACAAACTTGGACAATATGTTTGCAAAGTTTACTGAATATACAAGCATGAAAAAAGTTGAAGTTGAAATGAAACAAAAACAACTCGAAGTAGAGGAGATGAAAGCAAAAGCTGCTATGGCCAAAGTTCAACTTAAAGAATATGCAATCATTTCGAAGGATACTTCGCAAATGACATATGAGCAACTTATCATCCACGAACGTCTATGTCAAGAGATTAGGGGGAGATGGAATATTTAA